One genomic segment of Mycolicibacterium gilvum includes these proteins:
- a CDS encoding ABC transporter permease: MLIQPVLVLVVAGAVIFWAFNRQLTATQLENINPGDVATLIWQHLLITAAVTAIVLAIGIPLGVLVTRPGAKVLRPLFVGIANVGQAAPAIGLLVLLFLLTAQTGFWIGVLPIALYSLLPVLSSTILGIDQVDRSLLDAGLGQGMSRRSLLLRVELPLAVPYILAGLRTSLVLAVGTATLSFLVNAGGLGILIDTGYKLQDNVTLILGSVLAVCLALLVDWLGGLAEFFLSPKGLR; encoded by the coding sequence CTGCTCATCCAGCCCGTGCTGGTGCTGGTCGTCGCCGGCGCGGTCATTTTCTGGGCGTTCAACCGGCAGTTGACCGCGACCCAGCTGGAGAACATCAACCCGGGCGACGTCGCGACGCTGATCTGGCAGCACCTGCTCATCACCGCCGCCGTCACCGCGATCGTGCTGGCAATCGGCATTCCCCTCGGCGTGCTCGTGACCCGGCCCGGCGCGAAGGTGTTGCGGCCCCTGTTCGTCGGGATCGCCAACGTCGGGCAGGCCGCACCCGCCATCGGCCTGCTCGTGCTGCTGTTCCTGCTGACCGCCCAGACCGGGTTCTGGATCGGGGTGCTGCCGATCGCGCTGTACTCACTGCTGCCGGTGCTGTCGAGCACCATCCTCGGTATCGACCAGGTCGACCGGTCGCTGCTCGACGCCGGTCTCGGGCAGGGGATGTCCCGCCGGTCTCTGCTGCTGCGCGTCGAGTTGCCACTGGCGGTGCCGTACATCCTGGCGGGACTTCGCACGTCGCTGGTGCTGGCGGTCGGCACCGCGACGCTGTCGTTCCTCGTCAACGCCGGTGGGCTCGGGATCCTCATCGACACCGGCTACAAGCTCCAGGACAACGTCACCCTGATCCTGGGCAGCGTGCTCGCGGTGTGCCTGGCGCTGCTGGTCGACTGGCTCGGCGGGCTGGCCGAGTTCTTCCTCAGCCCGAAGGGGTTGCGCTGA
- a CDS encoding ABC transporter ATP-binding protein has product MTEQAAPTGVRIELDHVSKVYPGAKQPAVDDVSLEIPAGEIVIFVGPSGCGKTTTMRMINRLSEPTSGRILIGDKDALSIKPTELRRSIGYAIQQAGLFPHMTIRQNVGLVPGLLGWDRKRIGDRVDELLDLVGLEPAQYAERYPRQLSGGQQQRVGVARALAADPPVLLMDEPFGAVDPITRSTLQDELLRLQNELRKTIVFVTHDFGEAVKLGDRIAVLGQQSKVLQYDTPQNILASPADDTVAGFVGSGASLQQLGLLRVKDVALEPRPSVHRGDSVEQARAVIGASDHDWAVVLDDRDRPVNWVRESRLRHAGALADAVEKLDVVSTYSTLEDALEAILAEQHASAVVAGPNNRYEGVVTLDTLIDTITRLRAEAEASTGAGDPS; this is encoded by the coding sequence GTGACAGAGCAAGCCGCACCTACCGGAGTGCGCATCGAACTCGACCACGTGTCGAAGGTCTATCCCGGCGCGAAACAACCCGCGGTCGACGACGTCTCGCTGGAGATCCCGGCCGGTGAGATCGTGATCTTCGTCGGCCCGTCCGGGTGCGGCAAGACCACCACGATGCGGATGATCAACCGACTCAGCGAGCCGACCTCGGGCCGGATCCTGATCGGCGACAAGGACGCGTTGTCGATCAAGCCCACCGAGCTGCGCCGCTCCATCGGGTATGCGATCCAGCAGGCCGGCCTCTTTCCACACATGACGATCCGGCAGAACGTCGGCCTGGTCCCGGGTCTGCTGGGCTGGGACCGCAAGCGGATCGGCGACCGGGTCGACGAGCTGCTCGATCTCGTCGGTCTGGAACCCGCCCAGTACGCCGAGCGCTATCCGCGGCAGCTCTCCGGCGGCCAGCAGCAGCGCGTCGGGGTGGCGCGGGCGCTGGCCGCCGATCCACCGGTGCTGCTGATGGACGAGCCGTTCGGCGCCGTGGACCCGATCACCCGCAGCACACTGCAGGATGAGTTGCTCCGGCTGCAGAACGAACTGCGCAAGACCATCGTGTTCGTCACCCACGACTTCGGGGAGGCCGTGAAGCTGGGGGACCGCATCGCCGTCCTCGGCCAGCAGTCCAAGGTGCTGCAGTACGACACCCCGCAGAACATCCTCGCCAGCCCGGCCGACGACACCGTGGCCGGCTTCGTCGGTTCCGGAGCCTCACTGCAGCAGCTCGGTCTGCTGCGCGTGAAGGACGTCGCCCTCGAACCCCGGCCCTCGGTGCACCGCGGCGACAGCGTCGAGCAGGCGCGCGCGGTGATCGGCGCCAGCGACCACGACTGGGCCGTGGTGCTCGACGACCGCGACCGGCCCGTCAACTGGGTCCGCGAGAGTCGCCTGCGGCACGCCGGCGCGCTGGCCGACGCGGTGGAGAAACTCGACGTCGTAAGCACGTACTCGACGTTGGAAGACGCGCTGGAGGCGATCCTGGCCGAGCAGCACGCATCGGCGGTCGTCGCGGGGCCGAACAACCGCTACGAAGGTGTGGTCACCCTCGACACCCTCATCGACACCATCACCAGGCTTCGCGCCGAAGCCGAGGCGTCCACCGGTGCGGGAGACCCGAGTTGA
- a CDS encoding ABC transporter permease, which translates to MNSLWDYVSTHYQQLAFDSYQHVSAVVQSVLLATVIGVAIGVLTYRNSLAANLATATSSVILTVPSFALLGLLIPLLGLGVIPSVAALVLYSLLPIIRNTIVGLNAVDPALTDAARGIGLSRLQTLGRVELRLVWPAILSAMRLSTQMSMGVLAIAAYVKGPGLGNLIFAGLARVGSPTALPMALSGTLLIVILALLLDAALVLLGRLTTSKGIR; encoded by the coding sequence GTGAACTCGTTGTGGGATTACGTCTCCACCCACTATCAGCAACTGGCTTTCGACTCCTATCAGCACGTCAGCGCGGTGGTTCAGAGCGTGCTCCTCGCGACCGTCATCGGTGTGGCCATCGGGGTGCTGACCTACCGCAACTCCCTGGCGGCCAATCTGGCGACCGCGACGTCGAGCGTGATCCTGACGGTGCCGTCCTTCGCGCTGCTCGGTCTGCTGATCCCGCTGTTAGGTCTCGGGGTGATCCCCAGCGTGGCCGCGCTGGTGCTCTATTCGCTGCTCCCGATCATCCGCAACACGATCGTGGGCCTCAACGCCGTCGACCCGGCGCTGACCGACGCGGCGCGGGGCATCGGGCTGAGCCGGTTGCAGACGCTGGGCCGGGTCGAACTGCGGCTCGTGTGGCCGGCCATCCTGTCGGCGATGCGGCTGTCGACGCAGATGTCGATGGGCGTGCTGGCGATCGCGGCCTACGTCAAGGGCCCCGGCCTGGGCAACCTGATCTTCGCCGGTCTGGCTCGGGTCGGCAGCCCGACCGCGCTTCCGATGGCGCTGAGCGGCACGTTGCTCATCGTGATCCTGGCACTCCTCCTCGATGCCGCCCTGGTGCTCCTCGGGCGGCTCACGACGTCGAAAGGCATTCGGTGA
- a CDS encoding TauD/TfdA dioxygenase family protein gives MSSPDVVKLGAAIGARIDGVDLARGIDAGTAAQINAALLEHKVIFFRGQHDLDDDGQLEFARALGTPTTAHPTVTSRGAKVLPIDSRYDKADSWHTDVTFADRIPKASLLRAVTLPAYGGTTAWASTEAAYDRLPAPLRALTENLWAVHTNTYDYAADADARLVPLADTERQYREEFVSDYYETEHPVVRVHPETGRKVLLLGHFVKHFVGLGQAESTALLQLLQNRVTKLENTIRWSWELGDIAVWDNRATQHYAVSDYDDQFRRLSRVTLAGDIPVDVYGRRSRVIAGDASTYSQVVVPLKLAGLAS, from the coding sequence ATGTCATCACCGGATGTGGTCAAACTCGGCGCCGCCATCGGGGCCCGCATCGACGGCGTCGACCTGGCGCGCGGTATCGACGCCGGCACCGCCGCGCAGATCAACGCCGCACTCCTCGAGCACAAGGTGATCTTCTTCCGCGGTCAGCACGATCTCGACGACGACGGCCAGCTGGAGTTCGCCCGCGCCCTGGGCACCCCGACCACCGCGCACCCCACCGTCACGTCGCGGGGCGCCAAGGTGCTGCCCATCGATTCGCGCTACGACAAGGCCGACAGCTGGCACACCGACGTCACGTTCGCCGACCGCATCCCGAAGGCCTCGCTGCTGCGGGCGGTCACGCTGCCTGCCTACGGGGGCACCACGGCGTGGGCGTCCACCGAGGCGGCCTATGACCGGCTCCCCGCCCCGCTGCGCGCCCTGACCGAGAACCTGTGGGCGGTGCACACCAACACCTACGACTACGCCGCGGACGCCGACGCCCGGCTTGTGCCGCTCGCCGATACCGAGCGTCAGTACCGCGAGGAATTCGTCTCCGACTACTACGAGACCGAACACCCGGTGGTGCGCGTGCATCCCGAGACCGGACGCAAGGTCCTGCTGCTCGGGCATTTCGTGAAGCACTTCGTCGGCCTGGGTCAGGCGGAGTCGACCGCGTTGCTGCAGCTGCTGCAGAACCGGGTCACCAAGCTGGAGAACACGATCCGGTGGAGCTGGGAACTGGGTGACATCGCCGTGTGGGACAACCGCGCCACCCAGCACTACGCCGTGTCCGACTACGACGACCAGTTCCGGCGCCTGAGCCGGGTGACCCTGGCCGGCGACATCCCCGTCGACGTGTACGGCCGGCGCAGCCGGGTCATCGCCGGGGACGCCTCGACCTACTCCCAGGTGGTCGTGCCCCTCAAGCTGGCCGGCCTCGCGAGCTGA
- the cobG gene encoding precorrin-3B synthase, translating into MVRAREKDACPGALQTHRAADGDLSRIRLPGGAITPPQLEVVAQAAIDLAASTLELTSRGNLQIRGVRDTAAVADLLAGAGLLPSATHERVRNIVASPLSGRHGGLCDVRALVADLDAAVQRDPVLAELPGRFLFGFDDGRGDISGLGADAGVHALDDSTAALLLAGRDTGVRVALSSAVDKLLAVARRFVDVRGKHWRVGELDDPAILLDDRAPTERPGETWQARTRPPVGWIEQTDGRIALGAAVPLGVLDAQVARYLAAVEAPLAVTPWRSVLMFDLDEGVADVALRVLAPLGLIFDEDSAWLSVSACTGSPGCAHSAADVRADAGAAVDPSIAVHRHFVGCDRACGSPADAQVLVATGDGYRSREAHP; encoded by the coding sequence GTGGTCAGAGCACGGGAGAAGGACGCCTGTCCCGGCGCGCTGCAGACCCACCGCGCGGCCGACGGCGATCTTTCCAGGATCCGCCTTCCCGGCGGTGCGATCACGCCCCCGCAACTGGAGGTCGTCGCGCAGGCGGCGATCGATCTGGCCGCATCGACGCTGGAGCTGACCTCGCGGGGGAACCTGCAGATCCGTGGCGTCCGCGACACCGCCGCCGTAGCAGACCTGCTGGCCGGCGCGGGTCTGTTGCCCTCGGCCACGCACGAGCGGGTGCGCAACATCGTCGCGTCGCCGCTGTCGGGACGCCACGGCGGGCTGTGTGACGTCCGCGCCCTCGTCGCCGACCTCGACGCCGCCGTGCAGCGCGATCCGGTGCTGGCGGAACTGCCGGGACGGTTCCTGTTCGGGTTCGACGACGGCCGCGGAGACATCTCGGGGCTGGGTGCCGACGCGGGTGTGCACGCACTCGACGATTCCACCGCGGCGCTGCTGCTCGCGGGGCGTGACACCGGTGTGCGCGTCGCCCTGTCCTCGGCCGTCGATAAACTGCTGGCCGTCGCACGCCGATTCGTCGACGTCCGCGGAAAGCACTGGCGCGTCGGCGAACTCGACGACCCGGCCATCCTGCTGGACGACAGGGCGCCGACGGAGCGCCCGGGCGAGACATGGCAGGCCCGGACCCGTCCGCCCGTCGGCTGGATCGAGCAGACCGACGGCCGCATCGCCCTCGGCGCCGCGGTCCCCCTGGGGGTGCTCGACGCCCAGGTGGCGCGCTACCTCGCCGCCGTCGAGGCGCCGCTGGCCGTCACCCCGTGGCGCTCGGTGCTGATGTTCGACCTCGACGAGGGTGTCGCCGACGTCGCGCTGCGGGTGCTCGCGCCGCTCGGGCTGATCTTCGACGAGGATTCCGCCTGGCTGTCGGTCTCGGCCTGCACCGGAAGCCCGGGCTGTGCGCACTCGGCCGCCGATGTGCGGGCCGACGCCGGAGCCGCGGTCGACCCCTCGATCGCGGTGCACCGGCACTTCGTCGGATGCGACCGGGCCTGCGGAAGCCCTGCTGACGCGCAGGTCCTGGTGGCCACCGGAGACGGCTACCGGAGCCGAGAAGCCCACCCGTAG
- a CDS encoding precorrin-8X methylmutase, translated as MLDYIRDAAEIYRQSFATIRAEANLARFPEDVARVVVRLIHTCGQVDVADHVAFTSDVTARAHAALAAGAPILCDSSMVAAGITRSRLPADNEVVSLVADPRAPEMAAKLGSTRSAAAVDLWADRIPGAVFAIGNAPTALFRLLELVDDGVAPPAAVLGGPVGFVGSAQSKQELIDNPRGIPYLLVTGRRGGSAMAAAAVNSIAAEQE; from the coding sequence GTGCTCGACTACATCCGCGACGCCGCCGAGATCTATCGCCAGTCGTTCGCGACCATTCGCGCCGAGGCGAACCTCGCCCGCTTCCCCGAGGATGTGGCCCGCGTGGTGGTGCGCCTGATCCACACCTGCGGTCAGGTCGACGTCGCCGACCACGTCGCGTTCACCTCCGACGTCACCGCGCGCGCCCACGCCGCGCTGGCCGCCGGCGCCCCGATCCTGTGCGATTCGTCGATGGTGGCCGCGGGAATCACCAGGTCCAGGCTGCCCGCCGACAACGAGGTGGTGTCCCTGGTCGCCGACCCGCGCGCACCCGAGATGGCCGCGAAGCTGGGCAGCACCCGCTCGGCGGCGGCGGTCGACCTGTGGGCCGACCGGATCCCCGGTGCGGTGTTCGCGATCGGGAATGCGCCCACCGCGCTGTTCCGGCTGCTCGAGCTCGTCGACGACGGTGTCGCCCCGCCCGCGGCGGTCCTCGGCGGCCCGGTCGGCTTCGTCGGCTCCGCCCAGTCCAAGCAGGAGCTGATCGACAATCCGCGCGGCATCCCGTATCTGCTGGTCACCGGCAGGCGTGGCGGCAGCGCGATGGCCGCCGCCGCCGTCAATTCGATTGCGGCAGAACAAGAATGA
- a CDS encoding precorrin-2 C(20)-methyltransferase, with protein MSARQGTLWGVGLGPGDPELVTVKAARVIGAADVIAYHSARHGRSIARSIAEQYLRDGQIEEHLVYPVTTETSEHPGGYAGAMEDFYRESADRIAAHLDAGRDVALLAEGDPLFYSSYMHMHTRLTERFDAIIVPGVTSVSAASAAVSTPLVQGDQVLTILPGTLPQAELRRRLADTDAAVILKLGRSYPAVRQALSEAGRLDDAFYVERASTERQRVLPAADVDADSVPYFALAMLTGDGRRRVGTGSVAVVGLGPGDTAWMTPQSRSELAAATDLIGYGPYLNRVGVREGQRRHPSDNTDEPARARLACELAEQGRAVAVVSSGDPGVFAMATAVLEEAEQWPGVDVRVIPAMTAAQAVASRVGAPLGHDYAVISLSDRLKPWDVIARRLAAAAEADMVLAIYNPASKTRTWQVGAMRDLLLEHRDPATPVVIGRDVAGPRESVTVVALGDLDPATVDMRCLLIIGSTQTRWQRTTDGADRVFTLRRYPT; from the coding sequence ATGAGCGCACGGCAGGGAACGCTCTGGGGTGTCGGGCTGGGACCCGGAGACCCGGAACTGGTGACGGTCAAGGCCGCCCGGGTGATCGGCGCCGCCGACGTGATCGCCTACCACAGCGCACGCCACGGTCGCAGCATCGCCCGCAGCATCGCCGAGCAGTATCTGCGCGACGGCCAGATCGAGGAGCACCTGGTCTACCCGGTCACCACCGAAACCTCCGAGCATCCCGGCGGATACGCCGGGGCCATGGAGGACTTCTACCGTGAATCCGCCGACCGCATCGCCGCACACCTCGACGCGGGACGCGACGTCGCGCTGCTCGCCGAGGGTGATCCGCTGTTCTACAGCTCCTACATGCACATGCACACGCGCCTGACGGAACGCTTCGACGCGATCATCGTGCCCGGGGTGACGTCGGTCAGCGCGGCGTCGGCGGCGGTGTCGACCCCGCTGGTCCAGGGCGATCAGGTGCTGACCATCCTGCCCGGAACGCTGCCCCAGGCGGAGTTGCGGCGTCGCCTCGCCGACACCGACGCCGCGGTCATCCTCAAACTGGGCCGCTCCTACCCCGCTGTGCGACAGGCCCTTTCAGAGGCCGGCCGGCTCGACGACGCGTTCTACGTCGAGCGGGCGAGCACCGAGCGGCAGCGGGTACTGCCCGCCGCCGACGTCGATGCCGACTCGGTGCCGTACTTCGCGCTGGCCATGCTGACCGGTGACGGACGACGCCGGGTGGGCACCGGCTCGGTCGCCGTCGTCGGGCTCGGACCCGGCGACACGGCGTGGATGACCCCGCAGAGCCGTTCCGAGCTCGCCGCGGCCACCGATCTGATCGGATACGGCCCGTACCTGAACCGAGTGGGCGTCCGGGAGGGCCAGCGCCGCCATCCCAGCGACAACACCGACGAGCCGGCGCGGGCACGACTCGCGTGCGAGCTGGCCGAGCAGGGCCGCGCCGTCGCCGTCGTCTCCTCCGGAGACCCGGGCGTCTTCGCGATGGCGACCGCGGTGCTCGAAGAGGCCGAGCAGTGGCCCGGGGTGGACGTCCGGGTGATCCCGGCGATGACGGCCGCGCAGGCCGTCGCCAGTCGCGTCGGCGCGCCGCTCGGCCACGACTACGCGGTCATCTCGCTGTCGGACCGGCTCAAGCCGTGGGACGTCATCGCCCGGCGGCTGGCGGCGGCCGCCGAGGCCGACATGGTGCTCGCCATCTACAACCCCGCGTCCAAGACCCGGACGTGGCAGGTCGGCGCGATGCGCGACCTGCTGCTCGAACACCGCGATCCGGCCACCCCGGTGGTGATCGGGCGCGACGTCGCGGGCCCGCGCGAGTCCGTCACGGTGGTCGCCCTCGGCGACCTGGACCCGGCGACGGTCGACATGCGCTGCCTGCTGATCATCGGGTCGACCCAGACCCGGTGGCAGCGCACCACCGACGGCGCCGACCGGGTGTTCACACTGCGGCGATACCCGACCTGA
- a CDS encoding TetR/AcrR family transcriptional regulator: MRSPTDRRQPQKSDLRRVAILESLNHHLRESGFDALNIAAVAKRAGVTRSAFYFYFENKAAAVAALLEPMYDDGFLAGDILTDTTQPPARRVRAMLEALLDTVDEHRYLLQAMLEARATSAAIRHVWDEARETFVPTVAQMIASERAAGRAPDGPGPEMIAGILLEFNDRLMERHTLGGRLSRDELLTAAQSVWLRTIYANDGDELQ, encoded by the coding sequence GTGCGGTCCCCGACCGACCGGCGCCAACCGCAGAAGAGCGACCTGCGTCGCGTCGCGATCCTCGAATCCCTGAACCACCATCTGCGGGAATCGGGCTTCGATGCGCTCAACATCGCGGCCGTGGCCAAGCGTGCCGGGGTGACCCGTTCGGCGTTCTACTTCTACTTCGAGAACAAGGCCGCCGCCGTCGCCGCCCTGCTCGAACCGATGTACGACGACGGCTTCCTCGCCGGTGACATCCTCACCGATACGACCCAACCCCCGGCCCGGCGCGTCCGCGCGATGCTCGAAGCCCTGCTCGACACCGTCGACGAGCACCGCTACCTGCTGCAGGCGATGCTCGAAGCGCGGGCCACCAGCGCGGCGATCCGGCACGTGTGGGATGAGGCCCGGGAGACCTTCGTCCCGACGGTCGCGCAGATGATCGCCTCCGAACGTGCCGCGGGGCGCGCCCCCGACGGGCCGGGGCCCGAGATGATCGCCGGCATCCTGCTGGAGTTCAACGACCGCCTCATGGAACGCCACACGCTCGGCGGCAGGCTGAGCCGGGACGAGCTGCTGACCGCGGCCCAGTCGGTGTGGCTTCGCACCATCTACGCCAACGACGGCGACGAACTGCAATGA
- a CDS encoding phosphotransferase family protein, whose product MTIPRTPADLTPTWLESVLDAGVDDVTVTAIGTGQTGATYRVSATYDNPTAADLPATFAVKLPAQDDAVRERVALGYLSEVDFYSTITADVAVPVPGCYHSEISSDGTDFVLVLADMAPAEQGDQIAGCTAAEAALAVEAIAGLHGPSWGDRRYFDLPSIVMPKPGDEAAASGMGEVAVMAANMTLEKLGGSVDDEDRDTLLTSMSLVTPWLMAVPDRFSLMHGDYRLDNLLYDPERTRVTVVDWQTVGIGLPTRDLAYFTATSLLPDDRAAVERDLVQRYHAALLAHGVSGYDVETCWQDYRLGVFQAPLITALGFAFAASTERGDEMILTMLHRGCRAIRELGAIDLVRSYQASSPTTA is encoded by the coding sequence GTGACGATCCCCCGCACCCCGGCAGACCTCACCCCCACCTGGCTGGAGTCGGTGCTCGACGCCGGGGTCGACGACGTCACGGTCACCGCCATCGGCACCGGACAGACGGGCGCCACCTACCGGGTGTCGGCGACCTACGACAACCCGACCGCAGCCGATCTCCCCGCCACGTTCGCCGTGAAGCTGCCCGCCCAGGACGACGCGGTACGGGAACGCGTCGCACTGGGCTACCTGTCCGAGGTCGATTTCTACTCCACGATCACCGCGGACGTGGCCGTGCCGGTGCCCGGGTGCTACCACAGCGAGATCTCGTCCGACGGAACAGATTTCGTTCTGGTGTTGGCCGACATGGCCCCCGCCGAGCAGGGCGACCAGATCGCCGGCTGCACCGCGGCCGAGGCTGCGCTGGCCGTGGAGGCGATCGCGGGGCTGCACGGGCCGAGCTGGGGCGATCGCCGCTACTTCGACCTGCCGTCGATCGTGATGCCCAAGCCCGGCGACGAGGCGGCCGCGTCAGGCATGGGCGAGGTCGCCGTGATGGCGGCGAACATGACGCTGGAGAAGCTCGGCGGATCGGTCGACGACGAGGACCGCGACACGCTTCTGACGTCGATGAGCCTGGTGACGCCGTGGCTGATGGCCGTCCCGGACCGCTTCTCGCTGATGCACGGTGACTACCGGCTCGACAACCTTCTGTACGACCCCGAGCGCACCCGCGTCACCGTCGTCGACTGGCAGACCGTCGGCATCGGTCTGCCGACGCGCGATCTCGCCTACTTCACCGCGACCAGCCTGCTGCCCGACGACCGGGCCGCCGTCGAGCGTGACCTCGTGCAGCGCTACCACGCCGCACTGCTGGCACACGGGGTCAGCGGCTACGACGTCGAGACCTGTTGGCAGGACTACCGACTCGGCGTCTTCCAGGCCCCGCTGATCACCGCGCTGGGCTTCGCGTTCGCGGCGTCGACCGAACGCGGCGACGAGATGATCCTGACGATGCTGCACCGAGGATGCCGGGCCATCCGCGAACTCGGCGCGATCGATCTCGTCAGGTCGTATCAGGCTTCGTCACCGACCACTGCGTGA
- the cbiE gene encoding precorrin-6y C5,15-methyltransferase (decarboxylating) subunit CbiE, translating into MIVVVGIGADGMSGLAEVSRSELSRATVIYGSRRQLDLLDGTVTAARRTWPSPLLPALPSLMDDSGGDIHVIASGDPLLHGIGGTLITLLGAQRVAVLPHVSSVTLACARVGWPVQDTEIISLVNADPHTAVRRGGQAVVLSRDGSTPAALARLLTDTGRGDSELTILEQLGGPGELRRSATAREWAARPPGDVDALNVIAVRYLPDARRHGALPDDAFAHDGQITKQAIRAATLAALAPRPGQLLWDVGAGSGSVSVEWCLAGTGCRAVAFERDEVRRARITMNANIFGVRIEVGSDAPDSFGMAPPPDAVFVGGGVSRPGLLQACWDALRDGGRMVVNAVTVESEAVLAQWYSQHGGELRRFQHYRGEAVGTFTGWRPAMPVTQWSVTKPDTT; encoded by the coding sequence GTGATCGTCGTCGTGGGGATCGGCGCCGACGGCATGAGCGGGCTGGCCGAGGTGTCGAGATCCGAATTGTCGCGGGCCACAGTGATTTACGGATCGCGACGGCAGCTGGATCTGCTCGATGGCACCGTGACGGCCGCCCGGCGGACCTGGCCCAGCCCGCTGCTGCCGGCGCTTCCGTCGCTGATGGACGACAGCGGTGGCGACATCCATGTGATCGCCAGCGGTGATCCGCTGCTGCACGGCATCGGCGGCACGCTGATCACGTTGCTCGGCGCGCAGCGGGTCGCGGTGCTGCCGCACGTGTCGTCGGTGACGCTGGCGTGCGCACGGGTCGGCTGGCCGGTGCAGGACACCGAGATCATCAGCCTGGTCAACGCCGACCCGCACACCGCGGTGCGCCGCGGCGGGCAGGCGGTGGTGCTGTCCCGGGACGGTTCGACCCCGGCGGCGCTCGCGCGTCTGCTCACCGACACCGGGCGCGGTGACTCCGAGCTCACGATCCTCGAACAATTGGGTGGCCCAGGGGAGCTGCGGCGCTCGGCGACCGCGCGGGAATGGGCGGCCCGCCCGCCTGGCGACGTGGACGCCCTCAACGTGATCGCGGTGCGGTATCTGCCCGACGCTCGTCGCCACGGTGCGCTGCCCGACGATGCGTTCGCCCACGACGGGCAGATCACCAAGCAGGCGATCCGTGCCGCGACGCTGGCTGCGCTGGCGCCCCGTCCGGGTCAGCTGCTGTGGGACGTGGGGGCGGGGTCGGGCAGTGTGTCCGTCGAGTGGTGTCTGGCCGGTACCGGCTGCCGTGCCGTCGCCTTCGAGCGCGACGAGGTCCGGCGCGCCCGAATCACGATGAATGCGAACATATTCGGTGTGCGCATCGAGGTCGGTTCCGATGCCCCCGACTCGTTCGGGATGGCTCCGCCACCGGATGCGGTCTTCGTCGGCGGCGGGGTGAGCCGGCCGGGGTTGCTGCAGGCCTGCTGGGACGCGCTGCGCGACGGTGGCCGCATGGTGGTCAACGCCGTCACCGTCGAGTCCGAAGCCGTGCTCGCACAATGGTATTCACAGCACGGAGGCGAACTCCGCAGATTCCAGCACTACCGCGGCGAAGCGGTCGGCACGTTCACCGGTTGGCGCCCGGCGATGCCGGTCACGCAGTGGTCGGTGACGAAGCCTGATACGACCTGA
- a CDS encoding SDR family NAD(P)-dependent oxidoreductase: MRDTNVVVIFGGRSEIGSELAQRLARGATVVLAARRPDDLAPQIEELRRAGAAAVHPVGFDADDLASHQPVVDAIIAEHGPIGTAVLAFGILGDQARAETDAAHAAAIAHTDYVAQVSLLTVLAVRMREAGSGRLVVFSSIAGYRVRRANYVYGSAKAGLDGFCSGLADALHGSGVHLLLVRPGFVIGRMTEGMSPAPLSSTPAQVADATVTALNRGRETVWIPGSLALLATAFRLMPRWAWRRVKR; encoded by the coding sequence GTGAGGGACACGAACGTCGTCGTCATCTTCGGCGGCCGCAGCGAGATCGGGTCGGAACTGGCGCAGCGGCTGGCCCGCGGCGCCACAGTGGTGTTGGCCGCGCGCCGGCCGGACGATCTGGCGCCCCAGATCGAGGAGCTGCGGCGGGCGGGTGCGGCCGCGGTGCACCCGGTCGGCTTCGACGCCGACGACCTGGCCTCCCACCAGCCCGTGGTCGACGCGATCATCGCCGAGCACGGCCCGATCGGCACCGCGGTGCTGGCGTTCGGGATCCTGGGCGATCAGGCCCGCGCCGAGACCGACGCGGCACACGCGGCCGCGATCGCGCACACCGACTACGTGGCACAGGTAAGCCTGTTGACGGTGCTCGCCGTCCGCATGCGCGAAGCCGGTTCCGGGAGGCTGGTCGTGTTCTCGTCCATCGCGGGGTACCGCGTCCGCCGCGCCAACTACGTGTACGGGTCGGCCAAGGCGGGTCTGGACGGCTTCTGCAGCGGCCTGGCCGACGCACTGCACGGTTCGGGGGTGCACCTGCTGCTGGTGCGGCCCGGGTTCGTGATCGGTCGGATGACCGAGGGCATGTCGCCGGCGCCGCTGTCGAGCACACCGGCGCAGGTCGCCGACGCGACGGTCACCGCGTTGAACCGCGGTCGCGAGACGGTGTGGATCCCGGGGTCGCTGGCGTTGCTGGCGACGGCCTTCAGGCTGATGCCGCGGTGGGCGTGGCGCAGGGTGAAGCGGTGA